A portion of the Cetobacterium somerae ATCC BAA-474 genome contains these proteins:
- a CDS encoding 5'-methylthioadenosine/adenosylhomocysteine nucleosidase gives MKKLTLLLTLLTSTLTLAERIAIIGAMDSEIKILLSQMKDVKKEEKASVTFYKGKLENKDVVVFKSGIGKVNAAMSTTIAMEEYDVNKIIFTGVAGAINNNLNITDVVISDYLVQHDYDTTVFGTKKGAVPGSVDTKFSADETLIKIAKNSAEKVLGKNKIYIGTIATGDQFIADKATVQSLETTFGAWAVEMEGASVAHVANLYKVPVVVIRSMSDKADGSAHMNYNDFVTIAADNSAKIVMTMLTQM, from the coding sequence ATGAAAAAACTTACACTACTTTTAACACTATTGACATCTACTTTAACTTTAGCTGAAAGAATAGCTATAATTGGAGCAATGGACTCTGAAATTAAAATTTTACTTTCTCAAATGAAAGATGTAAAAAAAGAGGAGAAAGCTTCTGTTACATTCTATAAAGGAAAATTAGAAAATAAAGACGTTGTAGTTTTTAAATCTGGAATTGGAAAAGTAAATGCTGCTATGTCAACAACTATTGCCATGGAAGAGTATGATGTAAATAAAATCATATTTACTGGAGTGGCTGGAGCGATTAACAACAATCTTAATATAACAGATGTAGTTATCTCTGATTATTTAGTTCAACACGACTATGATACCACAGTTTTTGGAACTAAAAAAGGTGCTGTTCCTGGTTCAGTAGATACAAAATTTTCAGCTGACGAAACTTTAATTAAAATTGCAAAGAACTCTGCAGAAAAAGTTTTAGGAAAAAATAAAATTTATATTGGTACAATTGCTACAGGAGACCAATTTATTGCTGATAAAGCTACTGTTCAATCACTAGAAACAACTTTTGGTGCATGGGCTGTTGAAATGGAAGGTGCTTCTGTAGCTCACGTTGCAAATTTATATAAAGTTCCTGTTGTAGTTATTAGATCAATGTCTGATAAAGCTGATGGTAGTGCTCACATGAATTATAATGACTTTGTTACAATTGCAGCTGATAACTCTGCTAAAATTGTAATGACTATGCTTACACAAATGTAA
- a CDS encoding helix-turn-helix domain-containing protein, with the protein MKAEFIVIQDKLKSARNVKKITQRELAEICDISEKTIHRAENEAEKVEFETLLLIAQKLEIKIEGYLHKKAFSLDETWSLMEEISKGYILKVHPVNFDIEKLDIVIRIVEILERDLKIETNSIKLRAQRSLILENEKLKELGGRGYYSVFIEDNMRVLNLYFLNSSSKKIKKDEEREYIEVFKELEMKF; encoded by the coding sequence GTGAAAGCTGAATTTATTGTAATTCAAGATAAATTAAAAAGTGCTAGAAATGTAAAAAAAATCACACAGAGGGAATTGGCTGAAATTTGCGATATTTCTGAAAAGACTATTCATAGAGCAGAAAATGAGGCAGAGAAGGTAGAGTTTGAAACACTTCTATTAATCGCTCAAAAATTAGAGATAAAGATTGAAGGGTATTTACATAAAAAAGCTTTTTCTTTAGATGAAACTTGGAGTTTAATGGAAGAGATATCTAAGGGGTATATATTAAAAGTTCATCCAGTTAATTTTGATATAGAAAAATTAGATATAGTTATAAGAATAGTTGAAATTCTTGAAAGAGATTTAAAAATAGAAACTAATTCAATAAAACTTAGAGCACAAAGATCTTTAATTTTAGAAAATGAAAAATTAAAAGAACTTGGTGGAAGAGGGTATTATAGTGTATTTATAGAGGATAATATGAGAGTATTAAATTTATATTTTCTAAACAGTAGTTCTAAAAAAATAAAAAAGGATGAAGAGAGAGAATACATTGAAGTTTTTAAAGAGTTAGAAATGAAGT